A genomic segment from uncultured Erythrobacter sp. encodes:
- a CDS encoding DUF1223 domain-containing protein — translation MTRQHTLTAVLGSLVMLGAAALVWPQSAPAVAGAQPDAPAIAASGEPVLLELFTSQGCSSCPPADRLAEKLATNPNLVLIARPVTYWDRLGWKDTLAREDNTTLQQDYARRGLAGRNGVYTPQLVVDGRFGAVGSRSEDIAAGVKRYGSAGDATIRVAKRGAGGYAVSLSGTGEAKGELVLVAVTRKVMVGIGSGENGGRKVGYTNVLRAERNIADWQGGTAQMVVRADQLKVAGADAYALVLRAPGGGKVFAARWLT, via the coding sequence ATGACCCGCCAACACACCCTTACCGCTGTGCTCGGCAGCCTTGTCATGCTCGGCGCGGCCGCCCTTGTTTGGCCGCAGAGCGCGCCCGCTGTGGCCGGGGCCCAGCCTGATGCGCCCGCCATTGCCGCTTCAGGCGAGCCGGTGCTGCTCGAACTGTTCACCAGTCAGGGCTGTTCTTCCTGCCCCCCGGCGGACCGGTTAGCGGAGAAGCTGGCGACCAATCCCAATCTGGTCTTGATCGCCCGGCCGGTGACCTATTGGGACCGGCTCGGCTGGAAGGACACCTTGGCGCGCGAGGATAACACGACGCTGCAACAGGATTACGCCCGTCGCGGGCTGGCCGGGCGCAACGGGGTCTACACCCCGCAGCTGGTGGTGGACGGCCGCTTCGGCGCGGTCGGATCGCGGTCCGAGGATATCGCCGCCGGGGTCAAGCGCTATGGCAGCGCGGGCGATGCGACGATCCGGGTCGCGAAGCGCGGCGCAGGCGGCTACGCGGTCAGCCTCTCCGGCACGGGGGAGGCTAAGGGCGAGCTGGTGCTGGTCGCTGTGACGCGCAAGGTGATGGTCGGGATCGGCAGCGGCGAGAATGGCGGGCGCAAGGTCGGCTACACCAACGTCCTGCGCGCCGAACGCAATATCGCCGACTGGCAGGGCGGCACAGCGCAGATGGTCGTTCGTGCCGATCAGCTCAAGGTGGCGGGCGCCGATGCCTATGCGCTGGTGCTGCGCGCACCGGGCGGCGGCAAGGTGTTCGCGGCGCGCTGGCTCACCTAA
- a CDS encoding agmatine deiminase family protein produces the protein MTMIMPPEWAPQDWLWIGFPHLAEEWPGWLEPAQVQMAAFASAVAESGQAVRLLVRDEANEARARWLVSAKVTLERRVYGDVWLRDTGPLVVSDGAKRTARRFGFNGWGGKYLMPGDQEIGTELARDAGLAVTHTSMILEGGAVDGDGTGLVATTEQCLLNPNRNPHLSREKIEAELSQQLGFTRVLWLGDGLINDHTDGHVDNLARFVGPNRLVVPEATGTDDPNAAIYADAAARAQAAGVEVVRIPSPGLLTRDGVIEPASYVNFAITSHLVVVPTFGSPHDAEGVAAIAALFPDRDTIGLPGEAVLAGGGGFHCASQQMPSLPGPN, from the coding sequence GTGGATCGGCTTCCCGCACTTGGCCGAGGAATGGCCCGGCTGGCTCGAACCCGCGCAGGTGCAGATGGCGGCTTTCGCCTCTGCCGTGGCGGAAAGCGGCCAAGCGGTACGCCTATTGGTCCGCGACGAAGCCAACGAAGCCCGCGCCCGCTGGCTGGTGAGCGCAAAGGTGACGCTGGAGCGCCGCGTCTATGGCGATGTCTGGCTGCGTGACACCGGTCCGCTGGTGGTGTCGGACGGGGCCAAGCGCACCGCGCGCCGGTTCGGCTTCAACGGCTGGGGCGGCAAGTATCTGATGCCGGGCGATCAGGAGATCGGCACGGAGCTGGCGCGGGATGCAGGGCTGGCGGTCACGCACACGTCGATGATCCTCGAGGGCGGAGCGGTGGATGGCGATGGCACGGGCCTTGTCGCGACGACGGAGCAATGCCTGCTCAACCCCAACCGCAACCCGCACCTGAGCCGCGAGAAGATCGAAGCGGAACTTAGCCAGCAGCTCGGCTTCACCCGCGTGCTGTGGCTGGGCGATGGTCTCATCAACGACCACACCGATGGCCATGTCGATAACCTGGCGCGGTTCGTCGGCCCGAACCGGCTGGTGGTGCCGGAAGCGACCGGCACGGACGATCCCAACGCCGCGATCTATGCCGATGCCGCTGCCCGCGCCCAAGCTGCCGGGGTCGAGGTCGTCCGCATCCCCTCTCCCGGCCTGCTGACCCGCGACGGGGTGATCGAGCCCGCCAGCTATGTGAACTTCGCGATCACCAGCCATCTGGTGGTGGTGCCGACCTTCGGCTCGCCCCATGATGCGGAGGGCGTCGCCGCCATTGCTGCGCTGTTCCCTGACCGTGACACCATCGGCCTGCCGGGCGAGGCGGTGCTGGCCGGCGGGGGCGGATTCCACTGCGCCAGCCAACAGATGCCGTCGCTGCCGGGGCCAAATTAA